A genome region from Euryarchaeota archaeon includes the following:
- a CDS encoding DUF1614 domain-containing protein yields the protein MMPVAVPVVLSQTGPGLYESVSALPWPIILAAGSILAVYALFKERAEVFREIGFSLREVTLLCLGSIAGWGVNIPILPVGDAFLTVNLGGALIPVFLVAWWIRSGKLDAGKAVIGIVLVSIVAFFIVRFEPDVGIITTCPTCLAPSLVALVFALLVTVPFVIRSVPVAYAAGSIGSLLGADIYNLPQILNFFAQTGGSSTISIGGAGVFDMVFLAGILAMTTDLVIVLLFRPGERSLMRLRFQYPVPPVEFYDPLSVWERFKMIADPTPEEKCHASLALSDLYIKSGEHRRALEYAYRAVDYALRTGSPPLITRFKRREIRNGVILEDMKTLSREYRLSLVVEPGRIQAGEANRAAKTIVASLAPPAVGANRLWRVDHVPLR from the coding sequence TTGATGCCCGTCGCCGTGCCGGTCGTATTGTCCCAGACCGGACCCGGTCTCTACGAGTCGGTGTCGGCGCTCCCGTGGCCAATCATCCTCGCGGCGGGCTCGATACTTGCCGTCTACGCGCTCTTCAAGGAGCGTGCCGAGGTGTTCCGGGAGATCGGTTTCTCGCTTCGCGAGGTGACCTTGCTCTGCCTCGGGTCGATCGCCGGTTGGGGCGTCAACATCCCTATCTTGCCGGTGGGCGACGCCTTCTTGACGGTGAACCTTGGAGGTGCCCTGATCCCCGTCTTCCTCGTCGCGTGGTGGATAAGGAGCGGAAAGCTCGACGCCGGAAAGGCGGTCATCGGCATCGTACTCGTCTCGATAGTCGCCTTCTTCATAGTGCGCTTCGAGCCCGACGTCGGGATCATCACCACGTGCCCCACTTGCCTTGCGCCTTCCCTGGTCGCTCTGGTCTTTGCCCTTCTGGTAACCGTACCCTTCGTCATCCGCAGCGTCCCGGTGGCCTACGCGGCTGGAAGCATCGGGTCGCTTCTTGGCGCCGACATCTACAACCTGCCCCAGATCCTGAACTTCTTCGCCCAGACCGGCGGCTCGAGCACCATCTCGATCGGGGGGGCCGGTGTTTTCGATATGGTTTTCCTCGCGGGGATACTCGCGATGACGACGGACCTCGTCATAGTGCTCCTCTTTCGCCCGGGGGAACGTTCCCTCATGAGATTGAGGTTCCAGTACCCCGTGCCGCCCGTGGAGTTTTACGACCCTCTATCTGTCTGGGAGCGGTTCAAGATGATCGCCGACCCGACGCCCGAGGAGAAGTGTCACGCGAGCCTTGCGCTTTCCGACCTGTACATCAAGTCCGGCGAACACCGCCGTGCCCTTGAATACGCCTACCGCGCGGTCGACTACGCTTTGAGGACGGGTTCGCCCCCGCTCATCACGCGGTTCAAGCGACGCGAGATCAGGAACGGCGTGATACTCGAGGACATGAAGACCTTGAGCCGCGAGTACCGGCTTTCACTGGTCGTCGAACCAGGGCGCATCCAGGCGGGCGAGGCGAACCGGGCGGCGAAGACAATCGTGGCCAGTCTGGCACCGCCCGCGGTCGGGGCGAACCGGTTGTGGAGGGTGGACCATGTACCACTTCGCTGA
- the sufB gene encoding Fe-S cluster assembly protein SufB: MSVPNEAIHTRIQQEYKYGFVTTLDEDRAPKGLNEDIIRLISSKKGEPPWLLDWRLKAFRHWQTLTEPTWANVKYPTIDYQAITYYSAPKTKKDGPKSLDEVDPEVLKMYEKLGIPLQEREKLAGVAVDAVLDSVSVATTFKGRLAELGIIFCSFSEAVREHPELVRKWLGTVVPYSDNFFAALNSAVFSDGSFCYIPKGVRCPMELSTYFRINAADTGQFERTLIVAEEGAHVSYLEGCTAPVRDTNQLHAAVVELIALDDATIKYSTVQNWYPGDKNGKGGIYNFVTKRGKCAGRNSKISWTQVETGSAITWKYPSCILQGDNSTGEFYSIALCNNYQQADTGTKMTHIGKNTKSTIVAKGISAGHGQNTYRGGVKILKSAEGARNYSQCDSLLIGDKCGAHTFPYIEVKNSTARMEHEASTSKIGDDQLFYCAQRGLAQEEAVALIVNGFCKEVFRELPMEFAVEAQKLLNVSLEGTVG, from the coding sequence ATGTCGGTACCTAACGAAGCGATCCACACGAGGATCCAACAGGAGTACAAGTACGGCTTCGTGACCACCCTCGACGAGGACAGGGCGCCGAAGGGTCTCAACGAAGACATCATCAGGCTCATCTCGTCCAAGAAGGGCGAGCCCCCGTGGCTCCTAGATTGGCGCTTGAAGGCTTTTCGCCACTGGCAGACGCTCACGGAGCCTACTTGGGCGAACGTGAAGTACCCGACGATCGACTACCAGGCGATCACATACTATTCGGCACCAAAGACGAAAAAGGACGGACCCAAAAGTCTCGACGAAGTGGACCCCGAGGTCCTGAAGATGTACGAAAAACTCGGCATCCCGCTCCAGGAGCGCGAGAAACTAGCCGGGGTCGCCGTCGACGCGGTCTTGGACAGCGTCTCGGTCGCGACCACTTTCAAGGGCCGACTTGCTGAACTTGGCATCATCTTCTGCTCATTCTCCGAAGCGGTGCGCGAGCACCCCGAACTCGTCAGGAAGTGGCTCGGCACGGTGGTCCCTTACTCGGACAACTTCTTCGCCGCGCTGAACAGCGCCGTTTTTTCGGATGGCTCGTTCTGTTACATCCCAAAGGGCGTTCGATGCCCGATGGAGCTATCAACATATTTCAGGATCAACGCGGCCGATACCGGGCAGTTCGAGCGCACGCTCATCGTCGCGGAGGAAGGTGCCCACGTGAGCTACCTGGAGGGGTGCACGGCACCCGTGAGGGACACGAACCAGCTTCACGCGGCGGTCGTGGAACTCATCGCCCTCGACGACGCGACCATCAAGTATTCCACGGTCCAAAACTGGTACCCCGGCGACAAGAACGGGAAGGGCGGAATCTACAACTTCGTGACAAAACGCGGGAAATGCGCCGGACGAAACAGCAAGATCAGTTGGACGCAAGTCGAGACCGGCTCCGCGATAACCTGGAAGTACCCGAGCTGCATCCTCCAAGGCGACAACTCGACCGGCGAATTCTACTCCATCGCACTTTGCAACAACTACCAGCAGGCCGACACGGGAACGAAGATGACCCACATAGGAAAGAACACGAAGAGCACCATAGTCGCGAAAGGCATCTCCGCCGGCCACGGACAGAACACCTACCGCGGTGGCGTCAAGATCCTCAAGAGCGCGGAAGGCGCCAGGAACTACTCTCAATGCGATTCGCTTCTCATCGGCGACAAATGCGGCGCGCACACGTTCCCCTACATCGAGGTGAAGAACTCGACGGCCCGGATGGAGCATGAGGCCTCCACATCGAAGATCGGCGACGACCAGCTGTTCTACTGCGCGCAGCGCGGACTCGCCCAAGAAGAGGCCGTGGCCCTCATCGTGAACGGTTTTTGCAAGGAAGTGTTCCGGGAACTTCCCATGGAGTTCGCGGTCGAGGCCCAGAAGCTCCTGAACGTCAGCCTCGAAGGGACGGTGGGTTGA
- a CDS encoding helix-turn-helix transcriptional regulator, giving the protein MGNVLEFRSLAVLLALTGTLAVGGASAMMFRSVEGHFIESVGGDEAPIGGLGGRAGGGGVGGGGGGGGEAEGTEESAIERLLNDHGPGSPEAPPGPAPGADAETLAPQGPPQGPVIDVRWLWTALPGAPVISEIKVPPPSSLSRWLPRPTVSSPQIDGPELPTVPRTDGLLPSEPPAMPAPPSAPSLPDVNGILPGAVDAAPHAMTGGAGFYWALYEGIEAGAAPGGRGPGSDAPVTESGPSPPGSGTARSPGRDRQEGGTHETLVAAAAAAAVGVMLLSPIITLYTRLVKKRLLANEVRRRLYEHVRSNPGAGSAEAARAVGVHITTAKRHLVVLHKFDFVTGINTRTGPRYFENHGRFPVEAARDILLLRRSENGEFLRALVRTPGMGSGEIARSAGVAKSTASRRLGILLAAGLIEKSEGGFVVTARALDALLIRVCDISVRVPAVRARARSWG; this is encoded by the coding sequence GTGGGGAACGTCTTGGAGTTTCGCTCACTTGCGGTCCTGCTCGCGCTCACGGGTACTCTTGCCGTCGGCGGCGCATCCGCGATGATGTTCCGGTCGGTCGAAGGGCACTTCATCGAATCTGTCGGAGGGGACGAGGCGCCTATCGGAGGGTTGGGCGGGCGAGCCGGAGGCGGTGGCGTGGGCGGTGGCGGCGGAGGTGGCGGGGAAGCCGAGGGCACCGAGGAGAGTGCCATCGAGCGGCTCTTGAACGACCATGGTCCCGGCTCCCCAGAGGCACCGCCGGGCCCCGCACCGGGCGCCGACGCCGAGACCCTCGCGCCGCAGGGCCCGCCCCAAGGGCCGGTTATCGACGTGCGTTGGCTCTGGACCGCCCTCCCGGGCGCTCCCGTGATCTCCGAGATCAAAGTGCCGCCGCCCTCCTCGCTATCGCGGTGGCTTCCCCGTCCGACGGTATCATCTCCACAGATAGACGGGCCGGAGCTCCCGACGGTTCCGCGCACTGATGGCCTCCTTCCGAGCGAGCCCCCCGCGATGCCGGCGCCACCTTCCGCACCGTCACTGCCAGACGTGAACGGAATCCTGCCGGGCGCCGTCGATGCTGCCCCGCACGCGATGACTGGCGGCGCCGGGTTCTATTGGGCGCTTTACGAAGGCATCGAGGCAGGCGCGGCACCTGGCGGACGGGGACCGGGAAGTGACGCGCCGGTCACCGAATCAGGACCATCGCCACCCGGGAGCGGGACCGCGCGGTCACCGGGGCGCGACCGGCAGGAGGGCGGCACCCATGAGACGCTCGTAGCGGCTGCGGCGGCGGCCGCCGTGGGCGTCATGCTTCTCAGCCCCATCATCACGCTCTACACGCGCCTCGTGAAGAAGCGCCTCCTCGCAAACGAGGTGCGCCGGCGTCTTTACGAGCACGTACGATCGAACCCGGGGGCCGGGTCGGCGGAGGCCGCGAGGGCGGTGGGAGTCCACATCACGACCGCGAAACGGCACCTCGTGGTGCTCCACAAGTTCGACTTCGTCACTGGGATCAACACCCGCACCGGCCCCCGTTACTTCGAGAACCACGGGCGGTTCCCGGTAGAGGCGGCCCGGGACATCCTGTTGCTTCGAAGATCCGAGAACGGTGAATTCTTGAGGGCACTGGTCCGCACGCCCGGAATGGGGTCGGGCGAGATCGCGCGGTCGGCCGGTGTTGCGAAGTCGACGGCGAGCCGGCGTCTTGGCATCCTACTTGCAGCCGGGCTCATCGAGAAGAGCGAAGGCGGATTCGTGGTCACCGCCCGCGCCCTCGACGCGCTCCTCATCCGTGTTTGCGACATTTCAGTCCGCGTGCCCGCCGTACGAGCTCGGGCGCGGTCTTGGGGGTGA
- a CDS encoding nodulation protein NfeD, which produces MRGVHALLVASLVLLCALPSAEGAGGRVLVMKVDGPITGSTVTYLEEALDAAEKTGAAAIVLELNTPGGGLEETFQITDMLAASKVPVIGYVHPSQAVAWSAGTVILMGTHVAGMAPFTVIGSSQPVALSESGFTPINDSKIINALVKKLQELANAHDRNATAAGLFVTENLNLNATEALSAGVVEVNAPDVRSLLVAIHGRNVATATGNVTLDTSSAEIVEFPPSLRVGLLSFFQDPTIASILLLVGIYAIIFGLQAPGHGVEVLGVIAIILALIGLGFNVNLVGVLIIILGIALIVVELTVPGYAIFGIAGVVLLLVGVAITVPLSPSAPGEGFQFPAEYQRQFLIVIGVPTLLLALVGVYALAKVVEVRKRRPVIGEIVGETARTVDPVGPEKPGYVDWQGERWTARSEEEIGPDEDVVITGKVGVELRVKRKTV; this is translated from the coding sequence ATGCGGGGCGTCCACGCACTACTAGTCGCATCGCTCGTCCTCCTTTGCGCCCTTCCGAGCGCCGAAGGGGCCGGAGGGCGCGTTCTTGTGATGAAAGTCGACGGCCCGATCACCGGATCGACCGTCACGTATCTCGAGGAAGCGCTCGACGCCGCGGAAAAGACGGGGGCGGCGGCGATCGTCTTGGAACTCAACACGCCAGGCGGAGGTCTCGAGGAGACGTTCCAGATAACTGACATGTTGGCCGCCTCGAAGGTGCCCGTCATCGGTTACGTGCACCCGTCCCAGGCGGTCGCGTGGTCGGCGGGGACCGTGATCCTCATGGGGACCCATGTCGCCGGCATGGCGCCTTTCACCGTCATCGGATCGTCGCAACCGGTGGCGCTCTCTGAAAGCGGCTTCACGCCGATCAACGACAGCAAGATAATCAACGCTCTCGTGAAGAAACTGCAGGAACTTGCCAATGCCCATGACCGAAACGCCACGGCGGCCGGCCTATTCGTCACCGAGAACCTCAACCTCAATGCGACCGAGGCGCTTTCGGCCGGAGTCGTCGAGGTCAACGCTCCCGACGTGAGGAGCCTCCTTGTTGCGATACACGGCCGTAACGTCGCGACGGCCACCGGGAATGTGACCCTCGACACCTCGTCGGCCGAGATCGTGGAGTTCCCGCCGTCGCTACGCGTCGGTCTCCTGTCGTTCTTCCAGGACCCCACGATCGCCTCCATCCTTCTCCTCGTCGGCATCTACGCGATCATCTTCGGCCTCCAAGCCCCGGGCCACGGGGTCGAGGTGCTAGGCGTCATCGCCATCATCCTCGCACTCATCGGCCTCGGGTTCAACGTCAACCTTGTCGGTGTGCTCATCATCATCCTCGGCATCGCACTCATAGTGGTGGAGCTCACGGTCCCAGGTTACGCGATTTTCGGGATAGCCGGCGTCGTGCTGCTCCTCGTCGGCGTCGCGATAACCGTCCCGCTCTCTCCAAGTGCGCCGGGGGAGGGTTTCCAGTTCCCGGCCGAATACCAACGACAGTTCCTCATCGTCATCGGTGTACCGACGCTTCTTCTTGCCCTCGTCGGCGTCTATGCGTTGGCAAAGGTCGTCGAGGTGCGAAAGAGAAGACCCGTGATCGGCGAGATCGTGGGGGAAACGGCGCGCACCGTCGACCCGGTGGGCCCGGAAAAGCCGGGCTACGTCGATTGGCAGGGCGAACGGTGGACGGCCCGCTCGGAGGAGGAGATCGGTCCGGATGAGGACGTGGTAATCACCGGCAAGGTGGGCGTCGAACTCAGGGTCAAGAGGAAGACCGTGTGA
- a CDS encoding ArsR family transcriptional regulator: protein MPGEDQAKLLGASKTKILEELSRGDRSISQLSAAVGINETAVRGHLDALTSMGFVTAEFHNEGVGRPKKRYALSASGKELQPRNYGMLLRMLLAKITEKRGTTYTAGLLNELAAEMAATVPLGEHETVRERAAGLERFLNGLGFQAHIEEKDGRLELVRQNCIFLAAAQETHGLVCHAFDNELIRKTLGDDKVELVQTMAEGAHSCHNVLGPVPGKKRQQA from the coding sequence ATGCCGGGTGAGGACCAAGCCAAACTTCTTGGCGCCTCCAAGACGAAGATCTTGGAGGAGCTTTCCCGCGGTGACAGGTCCATCTCGCAGCTAAGTGCCGCGGTCGGCATCAACGAGACCGCGGTCCGAGGACACCTCGACGCGCTCACCAGCATGGGCTTCGTGACCGCGGAGTTCCATAACGAAGGGGTCGGCCGACCAAAAAAAAGGTACGCCCTCAGCGCCTCCGGAAAGGAGCTCCAACCAAGGAACTACGGGATGCTTTTGCGCATGCTTCTCGCCAAGATAACGGAGAAACGGGGGACGACCTATACGGCGGGGCTGCTGAACGAGTTGGCGGCCGAGATGGCCGCGACCGTGCCGCTCGGGGAGCATGAAACCGTCCGGGAACGCGCCGCAGGGCTCGAGAGATTCCTCAACGGACTCGGCTTCCAGGCGCACATAGAGGAGAAGGACGGGAGACTCGAACTCGTGCGCCAGAACTGCATCTTCTTGGCGGCAGCCCAGGAGACGCATGGCCTCGTATGCCATGCCTTCGACAACGAACTCATCCGAAAAACGCTCGGCGACGACAAGGTCGAATTGGTCCAGACCATGGCCGAAGGCGCTCATAGTTGCCACAACGTCCTCGGGCCTGTCCCCGGGAAGAAACGCCAACAGGCTTGA
- a CDS encoding ribonuclease HII, whose protein sequence is MKELIVGVDEAGRGPVIGPLVVAGVAVDSIVALRDIGVKDSKKLSPAQRERLAPEIKRLAVDWKIRVRSAAELDRLMERQTLNEIEVDMYAEVISLLRPTHAYVDAVDVDEKRFAADLMRRIPAGITVVAEHKADATYPHVGAASILAKVLRDAEVQKISKELGGKMGSGYPSDEVTIAFIEKYVKEQGRFPPHVRRQWKTARDIWKRATGLDRY, encoded by the coding sequence GTGAAGGAGCTCATCGTCGGCGTCGATGAGGCAGGCCGTGGTCCCGTCATCGGTCCCTTGGTCGTCGCGGGTGTGGCGGTCGATTCGATCGTGGCCTTACGCGACATCGGAGTGAAGGATTCGAAGAAACTATCGCCGGCCCAAAGGGAACGCCTGGCGCCGGAGATAAAGAGGCTCGCCGTCGATTGGAAGATCAGGGTAAGATCGGCCGCGGAACTGGATCGCCTCATGGAGAGGCAGACTTTGAACGAGATCGAGGTCGACATGTATGCCGAGGTGATCTCGCTTCTAAGGCCCACGCACGCGTATGTCGACGCCGTGGACGTGGACGAGAAGCGTTTCGCGGCCGACCTCATGAGGCGCATCCCCGCCGGGATAACGGTCGTCGCGGAGCACAAGGCCGATGCGACCTACCCGCACGTGGGCGCCGCGTCCATACTCGCCAAGGTCCTAAGGGACGCGGAGGTCCAGAAGATATCAAAGGAACTCGGAGGCAAGATGGGAAGCGGCTACCCGAGCGACGAGGTGACGATCGCGTTCATCGAGAAGTACGTCAAGGAACAAGGCCGGTTCCCGCCGCATGTGCGGCGTCAATGGAAGACGGCCAGGGACATCTGGAAAAGGGCCACTGGTCTCGATCGGTACTGA
- a CDS encoding ABC transporter substrate-binding protein, translated as MRIVSTSPDATEIVCALGAAGELAGISRFCDFPDHIKDRPRVSDSATVDAESVVKASPDVVLASTRIQDKVVEALVRRNLRVFVLQPTDLSSIFDNVRLVGQLIDRKEEGRDLVLNMKAGLAVVKERGESLPRRPRAMVEEWGGPVMVAVPWVAEILEIAGGENVWPDLVKEADPEPRTVTANDVEGRDPEIDFLAWCGLSGNIDATHAAARSGWSHLRSSRHGGLIPVDDRLLMRGGPRIVEGAARLAGVVEDWVERNPEPTV; from the coding sequence ATGCGGATCGTCTCCACCAGTCCGGATGCAACGGAGATCGTCTGCGCGCTCGGTGCGGCCGGCGAACTCGCGGGCATCTCCCGCTTCTGCGACTTCCCAGACCACATCAAGGACCGGCCTCGTGTCTCCGATTCCGCCACGGTCGACGCAGAGAGTGTCGTGAAGGCGTCGCCGGACGTGGTCCTCGCGTCGACCAGGATCCAGGACAAGGTCGTTGAAGCGCTCGTGAGACGGAACCTGCGCGTCTTCGTCCTCCAACCGACCGACCTCAGTTCCATCTTCGATAACGTACGCCTCGTGGGCCAATTGATAGACCGCAAAGAGGAAGGGCGCGACCTCGTTTTGAACATGAAAGCGGGACTCGCGGTCGTCAAGGAGAGGGGAGAGAGCCTGCCACGGCGACCGCGCGCGATGGTCGAGGAGTGGGGGGGCCCCGTGATGGTCGCGGTCCCGTGGGTGGCCGAGATCCTGGAGATCGCTGGGGGGGAGAACGTCTGGCCGGATCTAGTGAAAGAGGCCGACCCGGAGCCTCGCACCGTCACGGCCAATGACGTCGAGGGACGGGATCCAGAGATCGATTTCCTGGCGTGGTGCGGCCTCTCCGGGAACATCGACGCGACGCACGCCGCGGCAAGGTCGGGGTGGTCGCACCTTCGTTCATCGCGCCACGGCGGCTTGATCCCCGTCGACGACCGATTACTGATGCGTGGGGGGCCGCGGATCGTCGAAGGGGCCGCGCGACTTGCCGGCGTGGTCGAGGATTGGGTGGAGCGCAATCCAGAGCCGACCGTATAG
- a CDS encoding RDD family protein has translation MYHFADTQAHIASLGQRAAALTADVVAVFAVILVAYSLTVLGQTESPTGLVRSLTLANLLVFPAFLAYFTILEGLWGETLGKRLVGIRVASIRTRSPMPGEGESPGGAAPGVGLYDAFLRNLLRFLWMIPLLAGDGLSLIIGVLMLAIDVMVLHRSEFDQRIGDTAASTIVVVK, from the coding sequence ATGTACCACTTCGCTGACACGCAGGCGCACATAGCCTCCTTGGGACAGAGGGCCGCCGCACTGACCGCCGACGTCGTCGCCGTCTTCGCCGTGATACTCGTCGCCTATTCCCTCACCGTCCTCGGCCAGACCGAGTCGCCGACGGGCCTCGTTCGTAGCCTTACCCTCGCGAACCTCCTCGTCTTCCCTGCGTTTCTCGCCTACTTCACGATACTAGAAGGCCTTTGGGGGGAGACATTGGGCAAGCGCCTCGTCGGGATACGAGTGGCATCGATACGGACGCGTTCTCCGATGCCGGGCGAAGGCGAGTCGCCGGGCGGCGCGGCCCCGGGCGTCGGCCTTTACGACGCGTTCCTTCGAAACCTCCTGCGCTTCCTGTGGATGATTCCCCTTCTTGCGGGCGACGGCCTGAGTCTCATCATCGGTGTCCTGATGTTGGCCATCGACGTCATGGTGCTACACAGGTCGGAATTCGACCAACGGATCGGGGACACGGCCGCATCCACCATCGTAGTCGTCAAGTAG